ttgtaggacccAAAAGGGTAATCTAGTGGCTGATGTTCAGagatggagggaacacttcttcagcctgctgaatgccAGTGAAAGTAAAACATCTAGAGGAGgcgaatccgattccccaaacgatgacgatggaatagaCGTTctatttcacatacatatgtatacatatatcacaatATACGTCTGACCGAACGGACCGCAATGCAACGATAACTTCGCAGAAACATTCAATGCTTATCTGATAATCTAATTAATGCATGTGTTGAAAGCAACGCAGTTATACCAGACATAATGCTATATTTTTCTACGTAATCAATAATTTGAGCATTTCTTATAACGTATTCAATGGAATGAGCTAATAATTTTTATCTGATGCAATCGTGAATTTCACTTAGATACCGAAGTTTCCGAGTGAATATAAATTGTCTCACTTTCCCCAAAAGATCATTAGTAGAACATTAAACTTAAACAATGAAAGTCTTGGTGATTTTGGCGGTTTGCGGTCTGGCAGGTATTTACACAAACCCAACAGAAAGTACTGAAAGGAATAAAAACCAGCAAGACTCATATAAATTCCGTTTTAGTCGCTGCCGTGCCCATTCCAGAAGAGAATCGCATAAACGGAGAGAATGGTTGGTATGTGCCACAGGCTAATGGCTCTTTCATTTGGGTCTCAATCGAAGAGGGTGAACAAATGCTAGATGAATTAGAGAAGCAGGAAGCAGTACAGAGTCGCCTGTTACCCGTGCCAGTAACTTTCTACTTGTACACAAACAGAAATCCGTCAAAAGGACAAAAGATTACAGAAACCTTCAAGTCGATTTCCGAATCCGAATTCGACGCTAGCAATCCAACGAGGTATGCAAACAACTGATCAAGTATCTCTATATGAGcataacttttaattaattaattttaattttactacaGATTCGTTATTCACGGTTGGATTCAGAGCTACACCGCTGACATGAATAAAGATATCTGCGCAGCTTGGTTGGCAAGTGGAAAATACAATGTGATCATTGTAGATTGGGCACGCGCACGTTCTGTCGACTATGCCACCTCTGTTGCTGCTGTAGCAAAGACTGGAGAAAAGGTGGCCAGCATGATCAACTATTTGGTCGAGAGCTTTGCGATGAGTTTGGTGGAAACAGTTGTGATCGGCCACAGTTTGGGTGCTCATGTAGCCGGTTATGCTGGTAAGAATACTAAGAAGGGCTTGCTGCACACTATAGTCGGTTTGGATCCCGCTTTACCACTCTTCAGTTACAACAAACCCAAAAAACGTTTGAGTGCCAATGATGCTCATTATGTCGAATCCATTCAGACCAACGGCGGTACTTTGGGTTTCCTTAAACCAATCGGTAAGGGCGCTTTCTACCCAAACGGTGGTAAGAGCCAACCTGGTTGTCCTTTAGATGTAACTGGTGCCTGCAGTCATCAATGCTCCTGTTCTTACTACGCTGAAGCGGTAGCTCGTGACAACTTCTCCAGTATGCGTTGTGATGACTATAAGAAAGCGGTGAACAATAAATGCGATAGCTTTTACAGTGGTGTGAAAATGGGTACAGTGACGAATGCTTATGTGGTGACTGGTGAATATTATGTACCTGTGCATAGTTCTACGCCTTTTGGTTTCGATGGTGCCTAAAcgtgtgaaatatttatatgtaagccatatttttaagtatatttataagaCCTAAAGTTCTGTTtttaagaacaaaaataaaaatacagaaacaAGAAAGAGTtgtattattacaaaaacaaataaaatgggTCCGCTCAAGCTCCCAATAGATTTTATGTACCTATCTCTAAAATTTATGAAGCCAACCCAACCAAACTTGCTGGAAACATTTTCCTCCAACAATACTTTTTCAATGTGAAAATGTGTCAAGTCGGATATAagccacgcccacctcccaaaGTTTATGTTGAAGACCACTTAAAACAGTTAGCTTGCTTAAGAAAAGTGACAGAAGATTTAAGTTTCACAGTGAAGTTATTACGGTAAGATTACTTTCAATTCAGTGAGGGAATTGAACAACGGTCATGACACCGCACagccaatttaaataaaagtgcgCAATGAAGATATCAGAAAAAACTTTGTACAAGTTGTCCCGTCATGGTATACAGAATTGCGCCTACTTTATacagaaaaaatcgaaaaatctgattttttaatgaaattaaatcgaCGT
The sequence above is drawn from the Bactrocera tryoni isolate S06 chromosome 1, CSIRO_BtryS06_freeze2, whole genome shotgun sequence genome and encodes:
- the LOC120767060 gene encoding pancreatic triacylglycerol lipase-like, whose product is MKVLVILAVCGLAVAAVPIPEENRINGENGWYVPQANGSFIWVSIEEGEQMLDELEKQEAVQSRLLPVPVTFYLYTNRNPSKGQKITETFKSISESEFDASNPTRFVIHGWIQSYTADMNKDICAAWLASGKYNVIIVDWARARSVDYATSVAAVAKTGEKVASMINYLVESFAMSLVETVVIGHSLGAHVAGYAGKNTKKGLLHTIVGLDPALPLFSYNKPKKRLSANDAHYVESIQTNGGTLGFLKPIGKGAFYPNGGKSQPGCPLDVTGACSHQCSCSYYAEAVARDNFSSMRCDDYKKAVNNKCDSFYSGVKMGTVTNAYVVTGEYYVPVHSSTPFGFDGA